A single Lactuca sativa cultivar Salinas chromosome 8, Lsat_Salinas_v11, whole genome shotgun sequence DNA region contains:
- the LOC111906631 gene encoding uncharacterized protein LOC111906631 isoform X1 → MERTPAACAMDWSIHLDKALRSNNPGKRMEAIREVGDRLERWNKEPELSMAEFDMFGLVPGEDKLFANAILLRLADTFMSGDKQTKLCVVKIFLSELKHRKTKGFNRKNKGILLKNKVENHLELLRRVKVCFNSGDEDVRALALALFGCWSDFAKDNADIRYLILSSVVSCHFLEVKASLFAAGCFCEFSDDFARVLLEMLVNMVSSPEMPIASRVAGVRAFSKLGRSSTLNSKAYEEGLKLILCSMEDDIVTNMMISLSIIASRSSILISRQVDLLLSFLSQDKAIPLQATSLRCLHILLSRTRFCFSPPTDLITAIFTMLNGKLPPPMQSDALHIFYEFLLSKMLTFSCSEMKDSFTKLLTVVEIMMQSPLLSIRLFAIYALSDISGKFTRRAMSYDEVGSKTMASQAISFLMTRITLLANSQSDMEIDQEILGLLKTIFLLVNKCPNLDEFALNEIHLFINRILNKDDGVFILPCHLMSKLVVRISKVVNLCLKKLMKTGPLSIQVQNVVKLLIEDVCGSSYLDCYVHILYYLLLHPHTSSNFDESYLIKNDILALEKAKELLTKDKWSAYRIGKYAACKGAWFTAGFIFGELVTMVSFDSFHHWLTSLTLFTYSEMKIQYFSSPKQHSLLLNWLNSNRSSSSPDLSETNIENLDGVCKLLQSSKNILSTNGVMPSHQHYFHIQFLSLRSKVMETVAHIFKLLGTLTVSFQPLEQLSKRLLKLAHEYDLFATSFIDMDHTSRMLISSHALSCSVLAFIINDSQKLQIDFDAMLIHDLMSRIWNIDRETCKELMLLLETSFGQCVPQSKSLENVYEVTSIIRICLNVAKRRCDNNDRLEFVVDTVKNWLKISLRTPKYLFRVKPCVSCELFAMNRDSGNGGRICVMPGYHLHLDLCLQLCDISPEYRTRLTKLYCILQCKMSYELPGQSRGDKSQTDDDDDDDDEMVELSEKLAKYVNNGDRVGGYDKDREIVERIVCFRVNGEGQGFGSCMVDVCRFGLGCYEIKWRAGCLDVDGSFWSLNSSNSALFFTVEKK, encoded by the exons ATGGAGAGAACTCCAGCAGCTTGTGCCATGGATTGGAGCATTCATCTCGACAAAGCCCTACGCTCCAACAACCCCG GCAAACGAATGGAAGCCATACGAGAGGTTGGGGATAGGCTGGAGAGGTGGAACAAGGAACCCGAGCTTTCAATGGCTGAATTTGACATGTTTGGCTTAGTCCCTGGAGAAGATAAGCTATTTGCAAATGCCATCCTTCTCCGGTTAGCAGACACATTTATGTCCGGTGACAAACAGACCAAGCTTTGTGTTGTAAAGATCTTCTTGAGTGAGCTGAAGCACaggaaaacaaaaggtttcaatagAAAAAACAAAGGAATTCTGCTTAAAAATAAAGTAGAGAATCACTTGGAACTTTTGAGAAGAGTAAAAGTGTGTTTTAACTCTGGTGATGAGGATGTTAGAGCACTGGCGTTAGCTCTTTTTGGTTGCTGGTCTGACTTTGCTAAAGATAATGCAGACATTCGTTATCTTATCTTATCTAGTGTTGTATCATGCCATTTTCTAGAG GTCAAGGCCTCATTATTTGCTGCTGGATGCTTTTGTGAGTTTTCAGATGACTTTGCTCGTGTTCTTCTGGAGATGTTAGTAAACATGGTTTCATCTCCTGAGATGCCAATTGCTAGTAGAGTAGCAGGAGTTCGTGCTTTTTCAAAACTTGGAAGATCTTCAACTTTAAATAGCAAAGCTTACGAG GAGGGGCTAAAGCTGATTTTATGTTCAATGGAAGATGATATTGTGACAAATATGATGATTTCACTTTCCATAATTGCTTCCAGATCATCAATCTTGATTTCCAGGCAG GTAGACCTTCTTCTTTCATTTCTAAGCCAAGATAAGGCAATACCACTTCAAGCAACATCATTAAGATGTCTACATATTTTATTATCAAGAACACGCTTTTGTTTTTCTCCTCCTACAGACCTGATCACTGCAATTTTCACTATGCTAAATGGCAAACTCCCACCACCCATGCAGTCTGATGCCCTGCATATTTTCTATGAG TTCCTCTTGTCCAAGATGTTAACTTTCAGTTGTTCTGAAATGAAAGATTCTTTCACCAAGCTATTAACTGTTGTTGAGATTATGATGCAATCTCCATTGTTATCTATCAGACTCTTTGCCATTTATGCTCTCTCAGATATATCTGGAAAGTTCACAAGAAGAGCCATGTCATATGATGAAGTTGGTAGTAAAACCATGGCATCCCAAGCTATCTCATTTCTCATGACTCGGATCACCTTGCTGGCGAACTCTCAATCTGACATGGAAATTGATCAAGAAATTTTGGGATTACTCAAAACCATTTTTCTCCTTGTAAACAAATGCCCTAATCTTGATGAATTTGCTCTAAATGAAATCCATCTTTTTATCAACCGGATACTGAACAAGGATGATGGAGTTTTCATTTTGCCATGTCATCTCATGTCAAAGCTTGTGGTGCGTATATCAAAAGTGGTCAATCTGTGTCTAAAAAAACTAATGAAAACTGGACCTTTGAGTATCCAAGTTCAGAATGTTGTGAAACTTCTGATTGAAGATGTGTGTGGGTCCAGCTATCTTGATTGCTATGTGCACATTCTCTACTATCTTTTGTTGCATCCTCATACTAGTTCCAATTTTGATGAGTCATACCTAATTAAAAATGACATTCTTGCCCTTGAGAAAGCAAAGGAACTTTTAACAAAAGACAAGTGGTCTGCTTACAGGATTGGAAAATATGCAGCGTGTAAGGGAGCATGGTTTACTGCTGGTTTTATCTTTGGAGAATTAGTAACCATGGTTAGTTTTGATTCCTTTCACCACTGGTTAACATCTTTGACTTTATTCACCTATTCAGAAATGAAAATCCAGTATTTCAGTTCCCCAAAACAACATTCACTTTTGTTAAATTGGTTAAACTCCAACAGATCTTCTTCTTCACCAGATTTAAGCGAAACAAACATTGAAAACCTTGATGGGGTTTGTAAACTTCTTCAGTCTTCAAAGAATATACTGTCTACCAATGGTGTGATGCCAAGTCATCAACACTACTTCCATATCCAGTTTTTGTCTCTAAGATCAAAAGTTATGGAAACTGTAGCCCATATCTTTAAGCTCTTGGGTACTCTAACTGTTTCCTTTCAACCACTTGAACAGCTATCTAAACGTCTATTGAAACTAGCACATGAGTATGATCTATTTGCCACGTCATTCATTGACATGGATCACACAAGTAGAATGTTAATATCATCACATGCATTAAGTTGTTCAGTCTTGGCCTTCATTATTAATGATTCACAGAAGTTGCAGATTGACTTTGATGCTATGCTTATACATGACCTTATGTCACGGATTTGGAATATAGACAGGGAGACATGTAAAGAGCTCATGTTGCTTCTAGAAACTTCTTTTGGTCAATGTGTTCCACAATCTAAAAGTTTGGAGAACGTGTATGAAGTAACAAGTATTATCAGGATCTGTCTAAATGTAGCAAAAAGAAGGTGTGACAACAATGATAGGTTGGAGTTTGTAGTGGATACTGTGAAGAATTGGTTGAAAATTTCCTTAAGGACTCCAAAATATTTGTTTCGTGTAAAGCCATGTGTGTCTTGTGAGCTTTTTGCCATGAATAGAGACTCTGGAAATGGTGGAAGGATCTGTGTGATGCCAGGGTATCACCTTCATCTAGATCTATGCCTTCAGTTGTGTGACATTTCACCAGAATATAGGACTCGGTTGACTAAACTTTATTGCATACTTCAATGTAAAATGTCGTATGAGCTACCTGGTCAAAGTAGAGGCGATAAAAGTCAaacggatgatgatgatgatgatgatgatgagatgGTGGAGTTGAGTGAAAAGCTAGCGAAGTATGTGAATAATGGAGATAGGGTTGGTGGTTATGATAAAGATAGGGAGATTGTGGAAAGGATTGTGTGTTTTAGAGTTAATGGGGAAGGACAAGGATTTGGGAGTTGTATGGTTGATGTTTGTAGGTTTGGTTTGGGGTGTTATGAAATCAAATGGCGTGCTGGTTGTTTGGATGTGGATGGTTCCTTTTGGAGCCTCAACTCTTCAAATTCTGCTCTATTTTTCACTGTAGAGAAGAAATGA
- the LOC111906631 gene encoding uncharacterized protein LOC111906631 isoform X2, whose translation MPFSRDDFARVLLEMLVNMVSSPEMPIASRVAGVRAFSKLGRSSTLNSKAYEEGLKLILCSMEDDIVTNMMISLSIIASRSSILISRQVDLLLSFLSQDKAIPLQATSLRCLHILLSRTRFCFSPPTDLITAIFTMLNGKLPPPMQSDALHIFYEFLLSKMLTFSCSEMKDSFTKLLTVVEIMMQSPLLSIRLFAIYALSDISGKFTRRAMSYDEVGSKTMASQAISFLMTRITLLANSQSDMEIDQEILGLLKTIFLLVNKCPNLDEFALNEIHLFINRILNKDDGVFILPCHLMSKLVVRISKVVNLCLKKLMKTGPLSIQVQNVVKLLIEDVCGSSYLDCYVHILYYLLLHPHTSSNFDESYLIKNDILALEKAKELLTKDKWSAYRIGKYAACKGAWFTAGFIFGELVTMVSFDSFHHWLTSLTLFTYSEMKIQYFSSPKQHSLLLNWLNSNRSSSSPDLSETNIENLDGVCKLLQSSKNILSTNGVMPSHQHYFHIQFLSLRSKVMETVAHIFKLLGTLTVSFQPLEQLSKRLLKLAHEYDLFATSFIDMDHTSRMLISSHALSCSVLAFIINDSQKLQIDFDAMLIHDLMSRIWNIDRETCKELMLLLETSFGQCVPQSKSLENVYEVTSIIRICLNVAKRRCDNNDRLEFVVDTVKNWLKISLRTPKYLFRVKPCVSCELFAMNRDSGNGGRICVMPGYHLHLDLCLQLCDISPEYRTRLTKLYCILQCKMSYELPGQSRGDKSQTDDDDDDDDEMVELSEKLAKYVNNGDRVGGYDKDREIVERIVCFRVNGEGQGFGSCMVDVCRFGLGCYEIKWRAGCLDVDGSFWSLNSSNSALFFTVEKK comes from the exons ATGCCATTTTCTAGAG ATGACTTTGCTCGTGTTCTTCTGGAGATGTTAGTAAACATGGTTTCATCTCCTGAGATGCCAATTGCTAGTAGAGTAGCAGGAGTTCGTGCTTTTTCAAAACTTGGAAGATCTTCAACTTTAAATAGCAAAGCTTACGAG GAGGGGCTAAAGCTGATTTTATGTTCAATGGAAGATGATATTGTGACAAATATGATGATTTCACTTTCCATAATTGCTTCCAGATCATCAATCTTGATTTCCAGGCAG GTAGACCTTCTTCTTTCATTTCTAAGCCAAGATAAGGCAATACCACTTCAAGCAACATCATTAAGATGTCTACATATTTTATTATCAAGAACACGCTTTTGTTTTTCTCCTCCTACAGACCTGATCACTGCAATTTTCACTATGCTAAATGGCAAACTCCCACCACCCATGCAGTCTGATGCCCTGCATATTTTCTATGAG TTCCTCTTGTCCAAGATGTTAACTTTCAGTTGTTCTGAAATGAAAGATTCTTTCACCAAGCTATTAACTGTTGTTGAGATTATGATGCAATCTCCATTGTTATCTATCAGACTCTTTGCCATTTATGCTCTCTCAGATATATCTGGAAAGTTCACAAGAAGAGCCATGTCATATGATGAAGTTGGTAGTAAAACCATGGCATCCCAAGCTATCTCATTTCTCATGACTCGGATCACCTTGCTGGCGAACTCTCAATCTGACATGGAAATTGATCAAGAAATTTTGGGATTACTCAAAACCATTTTTCTCCTTGTAAACAAATGCCCTAATCTTGATGAATTTGCTCTAAATGAAATCCATCTTTTTATCAACCGGATACTGAACAAGGATGATGGAGTTTTCATTTTGCCATGTCATCTCATGTCAAAGCTTGTGGTGCGTATATCAAAAGTGGTCAATCTGTGTCTAAAAAAACTAATGAAAACTGGACCTTTGAGTATCCAAGTTCAGAATGTTGTGAAACTTCTGATTGAAGATGTGTGTGGGTCCAGCTATCTTGATTGCTATGTGCACATTCTCTACTATCTTTTGTTGCATCCTCATACTAGTTCCAATTTTGATGAGTCATACCTAATTAAAAATGACATTCTTGCCCTTGAGAAAGCAAAGGAACTTTTAACAAAAGACAAGTGGTCTGCTTACAGGATTGGAAAATATGCAGCGTGTAAGGGAGCATGGTTTACTGCTGGTTTTATCTTTGGAGAATTAGTAACCATGGTTAGTTTTGATTCCTTTCACCACTGGTTAACATCTTTGACTTTATTCACCTATTCAGAAATGAAAATCCAGTATTTCAGTTCCCCAAAACAACATTCACTTTTGTTAAATTGGTTAAACTCCAACAGATCTTCTTCTTCACCAGATTTAAGCGAAACAAACATTGAAAACCTTGATGGGGTTTGTAAACTTCTTCAGTCTTCAAAGAATATACTGTCTACCAATGGTGTGATGCCAAGTCATCAACACTACTTCCATATCCAGTTTTTGTCTCTAAGATCAAAAGTTATGGAAACTGTAGCCCATATCTTTAAGCTCTTGGGTACTCTAACTGTTTCCTTTCAACCACTTGAACAGCTATCTAAACGTCTATTGAAACTAGCACATGAGTATGATCTATTTGCCACGTCATTCATTGACATGGATCACACAAGTAGAATGTTAATATCATCACATGCATTAAGTTGTTCAGTCTTGGCCTTCATTATTAATGATTCACAGAAGTTGCAGATTGACTTTGATGCTATGCTTATACATGACCTTATGTCACGGATTTGGAATATAGACAGGGAGACATGTAAAGAGCTCATGTTGCTTCTAGAAACTTCTTTTGGTCAATGTGTTCCACAATCTAAAAGTTTGGAGAACGTGTATGAAGTAACAAGTATTATCAGGATCTGTCTAAATGTAGCAAAAAGAAGGTGTGACAACAATGATAGGTTGGAGTTTGTAGTGGATACTGTGAAGAATTGGTTGAAAATTTCCTTAAGGACTCCAAAATATTTGTTTCGTGTAAAGCCATGTGTGTCTTGTGAGCTTTTTGCCATGAATAGAGACTCTGGAAATGGTGGAAGGATCTGTGTGATGCCAGGGTATCACCTTCATCTAGATCTATGCCTTCAGTTGTGTGACATTTCACCAGAATATAGGACTCGGTTGACTAAACTTTATTGCATACTTCAATGTAAAATGTCGTATGAGCTACCTGGTCAAAGTAGAGGCGATAAAAGTCAaacggatgatgatgatgatgatgatgatgagatgGTGGAGTTGAGTGAAAAGCTAGCGAAGTATGTGAATAATGGAGATAGGGTTGGTGGTTATGATAAAGATAGGGAGATTGTGGAAAGGATTGTGTGTTTTAGAGTTAATGGGGAAGGACAAGGATTTGGGAGTTGTATGGTTGATGTTTGTAGGTTTGGTTTGGGGTGTTATGAAATCAAATGGCGTGCTGGTTGTTTGGATGTGGATGGTTCCTTTTGGAGCCTCAACTCTTCAAATTCTGCTCTATTTTTCACTGTAGAGAAGAAATGA
- the LOC111906630 gene encoding ATP-dependent Clp protease proteolytic subunit 2, mitochondrial: protein MQNSITRSLNKLWNGVAATVASRSIINHQWRSYSVIPMVIEHSSRGERAYDIFSRLLKERIICINGPISDDTSHVVVAQLLYLESENPSKPINMYLNSPGGAVTAGLAIYDTMQYIRSPINTICLGQAASMASLLLAAGAKGERRSLPNATIMIHQPSGGYSGQAKDMTIHTKQIIRVWESLNGLYAKHTGQNVDVIQKNMDRDCFMTPEEAKEFGIIDEVMDERPLTLVTDAVGKE, encoded by the exons ATGCAGAACTCAATCACTCGCAGTTTGAACAAGCTTTGGAACGGGGTAGCAGCAACTGTAGCAAGCCGGAGTATAATAAATCATCAATGGCGGTCGTACAGTGTAATCCCCATGGTGATAGAGCATTCATCGCGAGGAGAGAGAGCCTACGACATCTTCTCTCGACTCCTTAAAGAAAGGATTATCTGTATCAACGGCCCAATTTCCGATGACACATCACACGTCGTCGTAGCTCAGCTTCTCTACCTCGAATCCGAAAACCCTTCTAAACCCATCAACATGTACCTCAACTCCCCCGGCGGAGCCGTCACTGCAG GTCTTGCAATATACGATACAATGCAATACATTCGATCTCCGATCAATACAATATGTTTAGGCCAAGCTGCATCAATGGCTTCTTTGCTGTTGGCTGCTGGTGCAAAGGGTGAAAGGCGATCTCTTCCTAATGCCACCATAATGATTCATCAACCTTCCGGTGGATACAGCGGGCAGGCTAAAGACATGACCATTCACACGAAGCAGATTATTAGGGTTTGGGAGTCTTTGAATGGGCTTTATGCAAAACATACTGGACAAAATGTTGATGTGATTCAGAAGAATATGGATAGGGATTGTTTTATGACTCCTGAAGAGGCAAAAGAGTTTGGGATTATAGATGAAGTGATGGATGAGAGGCCCTTGACTTTGGTTACTGATGCTGTTGGAAAGGAGTGA
- the LOC111906629 gene encoding uncharacterized protein LOC111906629, with protein MRIQRRNSGCGVNFWNQQLDRGLLMESPPPSKLLPINDSSSPFMQSPLPTSSGVGGSSVGDGGFGYIEHTVTKFDTLAGVAIKYGVEVADIKKMNGLTTDLQMFARKTLHIPLPGRHPPSPIMSNGQGPKHSEMTPPRQRQRHSDMLDSIKSLKLSSSSSSSSPRNISPSMDALRDYYGLKPSDQTGPNSHPPLGLHRKCKSLANGMSEQGGSGNGNGNGNGNAIPGTNGIHDSDSDTWYDRWMRRRRSEIDLQNQTPETMLKPDTSNSNGAFAAAGGKGLALRPKAASRTAGDADGLPNMPPLKLGESMITEASNGVKKSSSSPSFHEMQSNGNSTSTSSSIWPTSMLNLTADIQASTAAIARPIFDGLPKPISGRKNKAAID; from the exons ATGCGGATTCAGAGACGAAACAGTGGGTGTGGGGTTAATTTTTGGAATCAACAATTAGATCGGGGTTTATTGATGGAATCCCCGCCGCCGTCGAAGTTGCTTCCAATTAATGATTCATCGTCTCCTTTCATGCAATCTCCGCTTCCTACTTCATCTGGTGTCGGTGGTTCGAGTGTCGGCGACGGCGGTTTTGGGTATATCGAACATACCGTTACGAAATTCGATACGCTCGCCGGTGTCGCAATTAAGTATGGCGTTGAG GTGGCTGACATAAAAAAGATGAATGGCCTAACAACTGACCTACAAATGTTTGCCCGCAAGACTCTTCATATACCCCTACCCGGAAGACACCCGCCCTCTCCAATCATGTCAAATGGACAAGG GCCAAAACACTcggaaatgacaccaccaagaCAAAGACAAAGACATTCTGATATGTTGGATTCAATAAAATCCTTaaaattatcatcatcatcatcttcttcttcaccacGAAACATTTCACCATCAATGGATGCCTTACGAGACTATTACGGTCTTAAACCATCCGATCAAACCGGACCAAATTCCCACCCGCCGCTCGGACTTCACCGGAAATGTAAAAGCTTAGCTAACGGGATGTCAGAGCAGGGCGGAAGCGGAAACGGAAACGGAAACGGAAACGGAAACGCCATTCCTGGCACAAACGGAATCCACGATTCCGATTCCGACACATGGTACGATAGATGGATGAGAAGACGGCGATCGGAAATCGACCTCCAGAATCAAACCCCGGAAACGATGCTTAAACCCGACACCAGCAATTCCAACGGTGCGTTTGCGGCGGCAGGCGGCAAAGGCCTGGCACTCCGGCCAAAGGCCGCCAGTCGAACCGCTGGTGATGCCGACGGTTTACCGAATATGCCTCCTTTAAAATTGGGGGAATCAATGATTACggaggcttcaaatggagtcaaAAAGTCTTCGAGTTCACCGAGTTTTCATGAGATGCAAAGCAATGGGAACTCCACGTCCACGTCATCATCGATATGGCCCACTTCCATGTTGAATTTGACGGCTGACATTCAAGCTTCTACAGCCGCCATTGCGAGGCCTATTTTTGATGGGTTGCCGAAGCCGATTAGTGGGAGGAAGAATAAGGCGgcaattgattga